One stretch of Oncorhynchus tshawytscha isolate Ot180627B linkage group LG21, Otsh_v2.0, whole genome shotgun sequence DNA includes these proteins:
- the trmt112 gene encoding multifunctional methyltransferase subunit TRM112-like protein — MKLLTHNMLTSHVKGVTKGYPLLIKATEVKVSEVEFNPNFVSRMIPKLEWSALVQAADGLGHLQDLPAELVTDYENNEDFLRKVHRVLLEVEVLEGCLQCPESGREFPISRGVPNMLLNEDEA; from the exons ATGAAACTACTGACGCACAACATGTTGACCTCTCACGTGAAAGGGGTAACCAAAGGATACCCTCTCCTCATCAAG GCGACGGAGGTGAAAGTGAGTGAGGTGGAGTTTAATCCCAATTTCGTGAGTCGAATGATCCCAAAATTGGAGTGGAGCGCCCTGGTTCAGGCGGCTGATGGG CTGGGTCATCTCCAAGATTTACCTGCAGAGCTCGTCACGGACTATGAGAATAATGAAGACTTCCTGCGTAAAGTACACCGGGTTCTGCTGGAG GTGGAGGTGCTGGAAGGGTGTCTGCAGTGCCCAGAGTCTGGCCGTGAGTTCCCCATCTCTCGGGGGGTCCCCAACATGCTGCTGAATGAGGATGAGGCATAG